A genomic stretch from Streptomyces sp. QL37 includes:
- a CDS encoding N-6 DNA methylase, with protein MPDDSTEVTAAGIARLAGVGRAAVSNWRRRHAGFPKPVGGTEASPSFALSEVEQWLRDQGKLAEVPLRERVWQQLAGHPGGAVTALVHTGCALLLVRDRPTAWLEITAVSDARMAGVLPSALDHVLADRFGEGRTVPTPTADALLPSVPLLRAAAGLAAETGARQAFDFLFGRQLDANPRQYTLTPPGLAELMADLAKPAGDAARRSGGKSSRTVLDPAAGTGALLCAVGRPTALYAQEADPDLAALTALRLALHAGNRTAGPALAVRTGDTLRADAFPGLAVDAVLCHPPFNERNWGHDELAYDPRWEYGFPARTESELAWVQHALAHLREGGTAVVLMPPAAASRRSGRRIRADLLRRGALRAVIALPAGAAPPYGIPLHVWVLRKPGAEQPPAPELLVVDAAEPETAGAPSGRDRLDWPAVRAAVLDAWTPFDVPGRRDPVEERPGTSRAVPVIELLDDDVDLAPARHLPPPAAGGGAAELVRVRERLDDTLKLTARLTPPPAVPCEPARRPLTTVGELARAGALYLRTGSGAAGGTVPVLTEHDVLSGTAPSGTPSTPAASPEDEPLLLEPGDVVVPVLGGGAVARVVDDATAGAALGRNLQLLRPDPAALDPWFLAGFLRGTANNRQASSYASTATRLDARRLQVPRLPLAEQRAYGARFSALAAFEEALRTAGRLGGQLVQGMYDGLTDGSVAPE; from the coding sequence GTGCCGGATGACTCGACCGAGGTGACCGCGGCCGGAATCGCGAGGCTCGCGGGCGTGGGCCGCGCGGCCGTCAGCAACTGGCGCCGCCGGCACGCGGGTTTCCCGAAGCCCGTCGGTGGCACCGAGGCCAGCCCCTCCTTCGCGCTGAGCGAGGTCGAACAGTGGCTGCGCGACCAGGGAAAACTCGCCGAGGTACCGCTGCGCGAGCGGGTCTGGCAGCAGCTGGCGGGCCACCCCGGCGGCGCCGTGACCGCGCTCGTCCACACGGGGTGCGCCCTCCTGCTCGTCCGGGACAGGCCCACCGCCTGGCTGGAGATCACCGCCGTCTCCGACGCCCGGATGGCAGGCGTGCTGCCATCAGCCCTGGACCACGTGCTCGCCGACCGCTTCGGAGAGGGGCGGACGGTCCCCACACCCACGGCGGACGCCCTCCTGCCGTCCGTACCCCTGCTGCGCGCCGCGGCCGGACTGGCGGCGGAGACCGGCGCCCGGCAGGCCTTCGACTTCCTCTTCGGCCGCCAACTGGACGCCAACCCGCGGCAGTACACCCTCACGCCCCCCGGCCTCGCCGAGCTGATGGCCGACCTCGCGAAGCCTGCCGGGGACGCCGCCCGGCGGAGTGGCGGGAAGAGCTCCCGCACGGTCCTCGACCCCGCCGCCGGAACCGGCGCCCTGCTGTGCGCCGTCGGCCGGCCCACGGCGCTCTACGCACAGGAGGCCGATCCCGACCTGGCGGCGCTCACCGCGCTCCGGCTGGCCCTCCACGCGGGGAACAGGACCGCCGGACCCGCGCTCGCCGTACGGACCGGCGACACCCTGCGCGCCGACGCGTTCCCCGGTCTCGCCGTGGACGCGGTGCTCTGCCACCCGCCGTTCAACGAGCGCAACTGGGGCCACGACGAACTGGCCTACGACCCCCGCTGGGAGTACGGCTTCCCCGCCCGCACCGAGTCCGAACTCGCCTGGGTCCAGCACGCCCTCGCCCATCTCCGTGAGGGCGGCACCGCCGTGGTCCTCATGCCCCCGGCCGCGGCCTCCCGCCGTTCGGGGCGCCGCATCCGCGCCGACCTGCTCCGCCGCGGAGCCCTCCGCGCCGTCATCGCGCTCCCGGCGGGCGCCGCACCCCCGTACGGCATCCCCCTCCACGTCTGGGTCCTCCGCAAGCCGGGCGCCGAGCAGCCTCCCGCCCCCGAACTCCTCGTCGTCGACGCGGCGGAGCCGGAGACCGCCGGTGCGCCGTCCGGCCGTGACCGGCTGGACTGGCCCGCTGTGCGCGCCGCGGTACTCGACGCGTGGACTCCCTTCGACGTGCCGGGGCGCCGTGACCCCGTCGAGGAACGCCCCGGCACCAGCCGGGCCGTTCCCGTCATCGAACTCCTCGACGACGACGTGGACCTGGCCCCCGCCCGCCATCTGCCGCCCCCGGCCGCCGGCGGCGGTGCGGCGGAACTCGTGCGCGTACGGGAACGCCTGGACGACACCCTGAAGCTGACCGCCCGGCTCACGCCGCCACCCGCCGTCCCCTGCGAACCCGCCCGGCGGCCCCTCACCACGGTCGGCGAACTGGCCCGCGCGGGCGCCCTGTACCTGCGGACCGGCTCCGGTGCCGCCGGCGGCACCGTTCCGGTCCTCACCGAACACGACGTCCTCTCCGGGACGGCCCCCAGCGGTACGCCCTCCACGCCTGCCGCGTCCCCGGAGGACGAGCCGCTCCTGCTGGAACCGGGAGACGTCGTCGTGCCCGTACTCGGCGGAGGAGCGGTCGCCAGGGTCGTCGACGACGCGACCGCCGGGGCCGCGCTCGGCCGCAACCTCCAGCTCCTGCGCCCCGATCCGGCGGCCCTGGACCCCTGGTTCCTCGCCGGCTTCCTGCGCGGCACCGCCAACAACCGGCAGGCGAGCAGCTACGCCTCCACCGCGACCCGGCTCGACGCCCGCCGTCTCCAGGTGCCGCGCCTGCCACTGGCCGAACAGCGCGCGTACGGTGCGCGGTTCAGCGCCCTCGCCGCGTTCGAGGAGGCGCTGCGCACGGCGGGCCGCCTCGGCGGGCAACTGGTGCAGGGGATGTACGACGGGCTCACGGACGGCTCGGTCGCTCCGGAGTGA
- a CDS encoding DUF4352 domain-containing protein — protein MSQYTQPQQPYAPAQTPGTRPARNGLGIAALVLGIIGTVSGLIPFFFWLAGILGLIALILGLAGRGRAKRGEATNKGATTFGAVLGLVSLILSVVGAVLTFKAVDDVVTDINKAVEESSASAKPAAGGAAAGDGGTAGGTEGKADILEQGDSAAYDDGLEITVNAPAPYTADEFAIGHTKGNSAWTVSVVIENKGKEKFDAALVSVDARAGEDGVNAEQIFDGKVGEGFSGTVLPGRRITAKYAFDAPADAKNLTVEVGPGFEWDASQWELKL, from the coding sequence ATGTCCCAGTACACGCAGCCGCAGCAGCCGTACGCCCCCGCTCAGACGCCGGGCACGCGCCCCGCCCGCAACGGCCTGGGCATCGCCGCCCTGGTGCTGGGCATCATCGGGACGGTCTCCGGGCTGATCCCGTTCTTCTTCTGGCTCGCGGGGATCCTCGGCCTGATCGCCCTGATCCTGGGCCTCGCCGGACGGGGCCGCGCCAAGCGCGGAGAGGCCACCAACAAGGGCGCCACGACGTTCGGCGCGGTCCTCGGCCTCGTCTCGCTGATCCTGTCGGTCGTCGGAGCGGTCCTGACGTTCAAGGCCGTGGACGATGTGGTGACCGACATCAACAAGGCGGTCGAGGAGAGTTCGGCATCCGCGAAGCCGGCCGCCGGCGGAGCGGCGGCCGGTGACGGAGGGACTGCCGGCGGCACCGAGGGCAAGGCCGACATCCTGGAACAGGGGGACTCCGCGGCGTACGACGACGGCCTGGAGATCACCGTGAACGCCCCGGCCCCGTACACGGCCGACGAGTTCGCGATCGGTCACACCAAGGGCAACAGTGCCTGGACGGTCTCGGTCGTCATCGAGAACAAGGGCAAGGAGAAGTTCGACGCGGCGCTCGTCAGCGTCGACGCCCGGGCCGGCGAGGACGGTGTGAACGCCGAGCAGATCTTCGACGGCAAGGTCGGCGAGGGCTTCAGCGGCACCGTCCTGCCGGGCAGGAGGATCACGGCGAAGTACGCCTTCGACGCCCCGGCCGACGCCAAGAACCTGACCGTCGAGGTCGGTCCCGGCTTCGAGTGGGACGCGAGTCAGTGGGAGCTGAAGCTCTGA
- a CDS encoding N-acetyltransferase yields the protein MDLKITTLAERPELAGAIEEMPDTWPEFVLEDLVGWANFPRIAAEFPEFVLVATDPGGTVVARGYSVPFALGAPGRGTLPEGGWDQVLLWAFSDLRHGRTPDTVSAIEITVTTGRLGQGVSGHMVAAMRENAGRLGFRELVAPVRPSGKHAEPAAPMEEYARRVRDEDGLPYDPWLRVHVRAGGVIEAVAPVSMTVSGSLDRWRAWTGLPFDTEGPVEVEGALVPVHCSPAHGYAVYVEPNVWVRHRTV from the coding sequence ATGGACCTGAAGATCACGACGCTTGCCGAGCGGCCGGAGCTCGCCGGCGCGATCGAGGAGATGCCCGACACCTGGCCCGAGTTCGTGCTGGAGGACCTGGTCGGCTGGGCGAACTTCCCGCGCATAGCCGCCGAGTTCCCTGAATTCGTGCTCGTCGCCACCGACCCCGGGGGCACGGTGGTGGCCCGGGGGTACAGCGTGCCGTTCGCCCTCGGTGCGCCGGGGCGGGGGACGCTGCCGGAAGGCGGCTGGGACCAGGTGCTGTTGTGGGCCTTCTCCGACCTGCGGCACGGCCGCACTCCGGACACCGTCAGCGCGATCGAGATCACGGTGACGACGGGGCGGCTCGGGCAGGGTGTCTCCGGGCACATGGTGGCCGCGATGCGGGAGAACGCCGGGCGCCTCGGGTTCCGGGAGCTCGTCGCCCCGGTCAGGCCGAGCGGGAAGCACGCGGAGCCCGCGGCACCGATGGAGGAGTACGCCCGGCGCGTCCGGGACGAGGACGGGCTGCCGTACGACCCCTGGCTGCGGGTGCATGTGAGGGCGGGCGGAGTCATCGAGGCCGTGGCCCCGGTGTCGATGACGGTGAGCGGGTCCCTGGACCGGTGGCGGGCCTGGACCGGGCTGCCCTTCGACACGGAGGGGCCGGTGGAGGTGGAGGGAGCCCTGGTGCCGGTGCACTGTTCTCCCGCCCACGGGTACGCCGTGTACGTCGAGCCGAACGTCTGGGTGCGGCACCGGACGGTCTGA
- a CDS encoding HNH endonuclease family protein: protein MTPLRAAPRPRRLFACATSALVSVLALTGCDAVSDLGAPEPAVTSPAPGGSALRAVDGLSVKGRAPKTGYDRDEFGSAWVDTDRNGCGTRDDVLAHQLSGVERDADGCKVLSGVLDPDPYTGGRIAFERGRSKVDIDHLVALSDAWQKGAQQWSDGKRRAFANDPLNLVAADSSTNRRKGDGDTATWLPPNKAYRCTYVAGQVSVKSKYGLWVTEAERDAMRKVLSSCPAEKLPTGGSPTEAPRR from the coding sequence GTGACCCCTCTTCGAGCCGCTCCCCGCCCCCGCCGTCTCTTCGCCTGTGCCACGTCGGCGCTGGTGAGCGTGTTGGCCCTGACCGGCTGCGACGCCGTGAGCGACCTCGGCGCTCCCGAGCCGGCCGTGACCTCCCCGGCTCCCGGGGGGTCGGCGTTGCGGGCCGTCGACGGGCTGAGCGTGAAGGGCCGGGCGCCGAAGACCGGGTACGACCGTGACGAGTTCGGGTCGGCCTGGGTGGACACCGACCGCAACGGCTGCGGCACCCGGGACGACGTACTCGCGCACCAGCTGTCCGGTGTCGAGCGGGACGCGGACGGCTGCAAGGTCCTCAGCGGCGTCCTCGACCCCGATCCGTACACGGGGGGCCGCATCGCCTTCGAGCGCGGTCGCAGCAAGGTGGACATAGACCACCTCGTCGCCCTGTCCGACGCCTGGCAGAAGGGCGCCCAGCAGTGGAGCGACGGCAAGCGGCGGGCCTTCGCGAACGACCCGCTCAATCTGGTGGCGGCCGACTCGTCCACCAACCGCCGCAAGGGTGACGGGGACACCGCGACCTGGCTGCCGCCCAACAAGGCGTACCGCTGTACGTATGTGGCGGGTCAGGTGTCGGTGAAGAGCAAGTACGGGCTGTGGGTGACCGAGGCCGAACGCGACGCCATGCGGAAGGTGCTGTCCTCCTGTCCCGCCGAGAAGCTGCCCACGGGCGGCAGTCCGACCGAGGCGCCCAGGCGCTGA
- the mfd gene encoding transcription-repair coupling factor gives MSLHGLLDVVVTDPALSEAVKAAADGHRAHVDLVGPPAARPFAVAALAREAGRTVLAVTATGREAEDLAAALRTLLPPDTVAEFPSWETLPHERLSPRSDTVGRRLAVLRRLAHPRQDDPETGPVSVVVAPVRSVLQPQVKGLGDLEPVALSSGQTADLGEVVDALAAAAYARVELVEKRGEFAVRGGILDVFPPTEEHPLRVEFWGDDVEEIRYFKIADQRSLEVAEHGLWAPPCRELLLTEDVRTRAAALAQAHPELGELLGKIAEGIAVEGMESLAPVLVDEMELLLDVLPKGSMALVCDPERVRTRAADLVATSQEFLQASWAATAGGGEAPIDVGAASLWGIADVRDRARELSMMWWSTSPFAADEELDGDSLKLGMHAPETYRGDTARALADTKGWLADGWRTVYVTEGQGPASRTVEVLGAEGIPARLDQDLSEITPSLVHVSCGAIDHGFVDPALKLAVLTETDLTGQRTASKDLGRMPARRRKSIDPLTLQANDYIVHEQHGVGRYIEMVQRTVQGATREYLLVEYAPAKRGQPGDRLYIPTDQLEQVTKYVGGEAPTLHRLGGADWTKTKQRAKKAVKEIAADLIKLYSARMAAPGHAFAPDTPWQRELEDAFPYAETPDQLSTIAEVKEDMEKSVPMDRLICGDVGYGKTEIAVRAAFKAVQDGKQVAVLVPTTLLVQQHFGTFTERYAQFPVNVRALSRFQSDTESKATLEGLKDGSVDLVIGTHRLFSSETKFKDLGLVIVDEEQRFGVEHKEQLKKLRANVDVLTMSATPIPRTLEMAVTGIREMSTITTPPEERHPVLTFVGPYEEKQIGAAVRRELLREGQVFYIHNRVESIDRAAARLREIVPEARIATAHGQMGESQLEQVVVDFWEKRFDVLVSTTIVESGIDISNANTLIVERGDNFGLSQLHQLRGRVGRGRDRGYSYFLYPPEKPLTETAHERLATIAQHTEMGAGMYVAMKDLEIRGAGNLLGGEQSGHIAGVGFDLYIRMVGEAVADYRAAVDGGVEEEPPLEVKIELPVDAHVPHDYAPGERLRLQAYRSIASANSEEDIRAVREELTDRYGKLPEPVENLLLVAGLRMLARACGVGEIVLQGPNIRFAPVELRESQELRLKRLHPKTIFKPATRQILVPRPTAGRIGGKPVMGRELLSWTGEFLTTILGS, from the coding sequence ATGAGCCTGCACGGTCTGCTGGACGTCGTCGTCACCGACCCGGCGCTCTCCGAAGCGGTGAAGGCCGCCGCCGACGGCCACCGGGCCCATGTCGACCTGGTCGGCCCGCCCGCCGCGCGGCCCTTCGCCGTGGCCGCGCTGGCCCGCGAGGCCGGGCGTACGGTGCTCGCCGTCACCGCGACCGGCCGGGAGGCCGAGGACCTGGCGGCCGCGCTGCGGACCCTGCTGCCCCCCGACACCGTGGCGGAGTTCCCCTCCTGGGAGACCCTGCCCCACGAGCGGCTCTCGCCCCGCTCGGACACCGTGGGCCGCCGCCTCGCCGTGCTCCGCCGCCTCGCGCACCCCCGGCAGGACGACCCGGAGACCGGGCCGGTCAGCGTGGTCGTCGCACCGGTCCGCTCCGTGCTCCAGCCGCAGGTCAAGGGGCTCGGCGACCTGGAGCCCGTCGCGCTGAGCAGCGGGCAGACCGCGGATCTGGGCGAGGTCGTGGACGCGCTCGCGGCGGCGGCCTACGCCCGCGTCGAGCTGGTCGAGAAGCGCGGGGAGTTCGCCGTGCGCGGCGGCATCCTGGACGTCTTCCCGCCGACCGAGGAGCACCCCCTCCGGGTGGAGTTCTGGGGCGACGACGTCGAGGAGATCCGTTACTTCAAGATCGCCGACCAGCGGTCCCTGGAGGTCGCCGAGCACGGCCTGTGGGCCCCGCCCTGCCGTGAGCTGCTGCTCACCGAGGACGTACGCACCCGGGCCGCGGCCCTCGCCCAGGCGCACCCGGAGCTGGGCGAGCTGCTGGGGAAGATCGCGGAGGGGATCGCCGTCGAGGGGATGGAGTCCCTCGCGCCGGTCCTCGTCGACGAGATGGAGCTGCTGCTCGACGTCCTGCCGAAGGGCTCGATGGCGCTGGTCTGCGACCCGGAGCGGGTGCGGACCAGGGCGGCGGACCTCGTCGCGACGAGTCAGGAGTTCCTCCAGGCGTCCTGGGCGGCCACGGCGGGCGGTGGCGAGGCCCCGATCGACGTCGGCGCGGCCTCCCTGTGGGGCATCGCGGACGTCCGGGACCGGGCGCGCGAGCTGTCCATGATGTGGTGGTCGACCTCCCCGTTCGCCGCCGACGAGGAGCTCGACGGGGACTCCCTGAAGCTCGGGATGCACGCTCCGGAGACCTACCGCGGCGACACCGCCCGGGCACTCGCCGACACCAAGGGGTGGCTCGCCGACGGCTGGCGCACGGTGTACGTCACCGAGGGGCAGGGCCCCGCCTCCCGCACGGTCGAGGTGCTCGGCGCCGAGGGCATCCCGGCCCGTCTCGACCAGGACCTGTCCGAGATCACGCCGTCGCTCGTGCACGTCTCGTGCGGCGCCATCGACCACGGCTTCGTGGACCCGGCGCTGAAGCTGGCCGTGCTGACCGAGACGGATCTGACCGGTCAGCGCACCGCCAGCAAGGACCTGGGGCGGATGCCGGCCCGCCGCCGTAAGTCCATCGACCCGCTGACGCTCCAGGCGAACGACTACATCGTCCACGAGCAGCACGGCGTCGGACGCTACATCGAGATGGTCCAGCGCACCGTCCAGGGCGCGACCCGCGAGTACCTCCTCGTCGAGTACGCCCCCGCCAAGCGCGGCCAGCCCGGGGACCGCCTGTACATCCCGACCGACCAGCTGGAGCAGGTCACCAAGTACGTCGGCGGCGAGGCCCCGACCCTGCACCGGCTCGGCGGCGCCGACTGGACGAAGACGAAGCAGCGGGCCAAGAAGGCGGTCAAGGAGATCGCGGCCGACCTGATCAAGCTGTACTCGGCGCGGATGGCGGCCCCCGGGCACGCGTTCGCCCCCGACACCCCGTGGCAGCGCGAGCTGGAGGACGCGTTCCCGTACGCGGAGACGCCCGACCAGCTGTCCACGATCGCCGAGGTCAAGGAGGACATGGAGAAGTCGGTCCCGATGGACCGGCTGATCTGCGGCGACGTCGGTTACGGCAAGACGGAGATCGCGGTGCGGGCCGCCTTCAAGGCCGTCCAGGACGGAAAGCAGGTCGCCGTCCTCGTGCCGACGACGCTCCTGGTCCAGCAGCACTTCGGCACGTTCACCGAGCGGTACGCCCAGTTCCCCGTCAATGTGCGGGCGCTGAGCCGTTTCCAGTCGGACACCGAGTCGAAGGCGACGCTGGAAGGGCTGAAGGACGGGTCCGTCGATCTGGTCATCGGGACGCACCGGCTGTTCTCGTCGGAGACGAAGTTCAAGGACCTGGGCCTGGTCATCGTCGACGAGGAGCAGCGCTTCGGCGTCGAGCACAAGGAGCAGCTGAAGAAGCTCCGGGCCAACGTGGACGTGCTCACCATGTCGGCGACGCCCATCCCCCGTACGCTCGAGATGGCCGTCACCGGCATCCGCGAGATGTCGACGATCACGACGCCCCCCGAGGAGCGGCACCCGGTCCTCACCTTCGTCGGGCCGTACGAGGAGAAGCAGATCGGCGCGGCCGTGCGGCGTGAACTCCTCCGTGAGGGCCAGGTGTTCTACATCCACAACCGGGTCGAGTCCATCGACCGGGCCGCGGCGCGGCTGCGGGAGATCGTCCCCGAGGCGCGGATCGCGACGGCGCACGGGCAGATGGGGGAGAGCCAGCTGGAGCAGGTCGTCGTCGACTTCTGGGAGAAGAGGTTCGACGTCCTGGTCTCCACGACGATCGTCGAGTCCGGGATCGACATCTCCAACGCGAACACGCTGATCGTGGAGCGCGGCGACAACTTCGGTCTCTCCCAGCTGCACCAGCTGCGCGGCCGCGTCGGCCGCGGGCGGGACCGGGGGTACTCCTACTTCCTGTATCCGCCGGAGAAGCCGCTGACCGAGACCGCGCACGAGCGGCTGGCGACGATCGCCCAGCACACCGAGATGGGTGCGGGCATGTACGTGGCGATGAAGGACCTGGAGATCCGCGGAGCGGGAAATCTGCTCGGCGGCGAGCAGTCCGGTCACATCGCGGGGGTCGGCTTCGACCTGTACATCCGGATGGTCGGCGAGGCGGTCGCGGACTACCGGGCGGCCGTGGACGGCGGGGTCGAGGAGGAGCCGCCGCTGGAGGTCAAGATCGAGCTGCCGGTCGACGCGCACGTCCCGCACGACTACGCCCCGGGTGAGCGGCTGCGCCTGCAGGCGTACCGCTCGATCGCCTCCGCGAATTCGGAGGAGGACATCAGGGCGGTGCGCGAGGAGCTCACCGACCGCTACGGCAAGCTGCCGGAGCCGGTGGAGAACCTCCTGCTGGTGGCGGGCCTGCGGATGCTGGCCCGGGCCTGCGGGGTGGGTGAGATCGTGCTGCAGGGGCCGAACATCCGCTTCGCGCCGGTGGAGCTGCGGGAGTCCCAGGAGCTGCGGCTGAAGCGGCTGCACCCGAAGACGATCTTCAAGCCGGCCACGCGCCAGATCCTGGTGCCGCGGCCGACGGCGGGCCGGATCGGCGGGAAGCCGGTGATGGGGCGCGAACTCCTGTCGTGGACCGGGGAGTTCCTCACGACGATCCTGGGGTCGTAA
- a CDS encoding type II toxin-antitoxin system Phd/YefM family antitoxin yields the protein MEARQYNVHEAKTHFSRILQQVETGEEVVISRAGEPIAKVVPLRSKVNRTDYGSLRGQIHIPDDFDELPDDIAEAFGMRG from the coding sequence ATGGAAGCCCGGCAGTACAACGTGCACGAGGCCAAGACCCACTTCTCCCGGATACTGCAACAGGTCGAGACCGGCGAGGAGGTCGTGATCAGCCGGGCCGGGGAGCCGATCGCCAAGGTGGTGCCTCTCCGGTCCAAGGTCAACCGGACCGACTACGGCTCACTCCGGGGACAGATCCACATCCCGGACGACTTCGACGAACTTCCGGATGACATCGCCGAAGCCTTCGGGATGCGCGGATGA
- a CDS encoding type II toxin-antitoxin system VapC family toxin, protein MRLLLDTHVVLWWLDASPELPDDVRDLLRTEPEVHVSAATPWEIAIKQNLGKLKGAGDLAERARDMQFRPLPITAEHGVAAGRLPPLHRDPFDRILVAQARTEGLTIVTRDKWIPQYDVPVLHA, encoded by the coding sequence ATGAGGCTCCTGCTCGACACGCACGTCGTCCTGTGGTGGCTGGACGCCTCGCCGGAACTCCCCGATGACGTCCGGGACCTCCTGCGCACCGAGCCCGAGGTCCATGTCAGCGCCGCGACACCGTGGGAGATCGCGATCAAGCAGAACCTCGGGAAGCTGAAGGGCGCCGGGGATCTCGCCGAGCGGGCCAGGGACATGCAGTTCAGGCCCCTGCCGATCACCGCGGAGCACGGCGTCGCGGCCGGCCGGCTCCCCCCGCTCCACCGCGACCCCTTCGACCGCATCCTCGTCGCCCAGGCCCGGACGGAGGGGCTGACGATCGTCACCCGAGACAAGTGGATCCCCCAGTACGACGTGCCGGTCCTGCACGCCTGA